TATCCAAGGCAATGCCGTTTCGGGAGATCAAGAAGCGCAAAATCAAGATGTGCTTGTTGAATCATTAATGCGTAAAGGGATCACGCCTACGTCAATTAATATATCGACAGGCAGCCGAGATATTGATTTTAGCCAACTGTTTACACGGAAAGTCCCGCTGGAAGAGCTGGTTATTTTCGCGCGTCAGATGTATTCCTTAACCCGCGCTGGTATTCCTATGATCCGTGCGATTAAAGGGTTATCTGAATCGAGTTCTCACGTTAAATTGAAAGACGTACTCAATGATGTCGTGACGCGTTTAAATAACGGGACAACATTGTCGGCTGCGATGAATGCGCATCCACACGTATTTGCGTCTATTTTTGTGTCGATTGTCCGTGTCGGTGAAAATACCGGTCGCCTGGATGATTCATTTTTACAAATTTCTAATTATCTTGAATTAGAAATGGATACACGACGTCGTATTAGTAGTGCAATCCGTTATCCGATGTTTGTATTAATTTCGATTGTATCAGCGCTAGTGGTCTTAAATATTTTTGTGATCCCCACGTTTGCCAATATGTTTAGTAAATTTGGCGTCGAATTGCCGTGGGCGACACGTGCCTTACTGGCATCTTCTGCTTTCTTTGTGAATTATTGGCACTTATTAATCGTGGGTGTGATCGGCAGTATTTTTGCCTTCAAATATTATATTAAAACCGACAAAGGTAAATTGAAGTGGGGCTTGTTCTATATCCGCATCCCGATTGTGGGGCCTGTTATCGAAAAAACCCTGCTATCACGTTTTGCGCGCAGTTTTTCGTTAATGCTTAAAGGTGGTGTGCCACTGAACAATAGTCTTTCACTGGTGGCATCAACGGTTGATAACGCATGGATGGAAGTACGTATCTTGTCTATGCGCTCAGGTATTGAAGAAGGTAAGAGTTTAACTATCACGGCGATTGAAAGCGGCATGTTTACCCCATTGATCTTACAAATGATTTCGGTTGGTGATGAAACAGGCCAAGTGGATGACTTGTTATTAGAAGCCGCGCAGTTTTACGAACGTGAAGTAGATTATGAACTGCAATCGCTAACCGCTAAGATTGAACCAATCTTGATTGGTATTGTTGCCATCATGGTATTGGTTTTAGCTCTGGGTATTTTTGTTCCTATGTGGGACATGATGGGCGTTGTACAAGGTTAACTTGCGGCTCTTATTCAGAGGTGTTTCTATAGGCTTTTTTATGCCCAACGATGACATTAAATATTACCATGCTTAGTCGAACTATTACGATTTCGCCACATTAACTTAAATAAAACTAGTGAAAATATTATTTTTTTGGCATAGTATCAAAAAATATACAGCTTCGTACATTAATGTAAATTATATGGACGTGTTGTCATGTTTATGTCTATGTAATTTATCAGCAAAATGAACAGGAGTTCAAATATGAAAAAACAAAATGGTTTTACATTAATCGAATTAGTGATCGTAATTATTGTACTAGGTATCTTAGCGGCGACAGCTGTGCCTAAATTTCTTAACCTGCAAGATGATGCAAAAGTATCTGCAATGAAAGGCGTAGAGTCTGCACTACACAGCGCTGCTAACATCGTTTATTCTAAAGCGGCTATTGATGGTGTTGAAGGTAAAGACACAGGGAGCATTAATGATGCTGGTACGACTATTCAGACTATTTACGGTTATCCTAAAGCATCAACTGACGGTATCACTGCATCTATTGAAGTGAGCGGTTTCTCATCAAAAACACCTACGACGCAAGATCCTCAAGGTGATACTATTACTTTTTGGAATGGTACTGCATCAACATCAACAGATACTTGTGTTAGTTATGTAGAAGCTACAGCAACAGCACGTTATAAAGTTGTTAGTGAACTTTGTGGTGCTAACACGATCAAATTATAAACTACGTCTTAAAGTAAGGAAAAGGCTTACTTCAGTAAGCCTTTTTTATTTCCAACAACCTCTTGATTAATACCTGTTATTAATGCAAACCTCTTGATTTTATAATACTATCAATACTCAGTATGGGAAGGGATCTAATACTTAGCATCCACAGTCATTAAGCCATGAGGTGCTATAGCATATGTATAAGAAGTCGGGCTTTACCCTCATTGAACTCGTTATTATTATTATCCTTACAGGTATTCTAGCCGCTATTGCCGTTCCTAAATTTAACGGTAACGATGGTTTTGAAACACAAACGTATCGTGACCAGCTACAGCAATTACTCAAAACCGTGCAACAACAAGCGATGAGCTGTGGCGCGGAGTGCCGACGTGACCGTACAACCAATCCTTACGCTTGTAACCGTGTTGTTATTACCGCTAGTCGTTTTGGTATTCCAACGAATTGTGGTTCTGCATTACCAACTTCATTTTCAGCACCACATTTGGGCATGAACACAGCTGAGGCGAATAGTACTAAAGTCGGTTTCAGCGTTACGAATACCGCAGATACTGGCATTATTGAGTTTGATGAATTCGGTATTGCCAATGGTTGTAGTACCCGTAATCGCGGTTGTAATATCTCGATTATTGGCGAGCAAACGTTATCACTGCGTATCGAAGCACAAGGTTTTATTCATGAAAACTAATTCAATGCCAAGACCACCTAAAACGCGACATCAACGCGGTTTCACCTTGATTGAAATTGTGGTCGGTATGGTGGTGTTAGCCATCTCGTTAGTGATTGTCACAGGTATCTTCTTGCCGCAAGCCAACAATACCGTCACGTCTATGTATCAAATTAAAGCAACGGCGTTAGGCAAGCGCATCATGGATCAAGTATTGCTCCGTTATTATGATGAGAATATCGTGAGCTCTGCTGGCTTTATTCGTTGTGATGAGGTAAAGCTTTGTAGTACTGACCTAGGCACTGAAGGCAGTGAGGTTCGCTCGACACCGAACAATTTTAATGATGTTGATGATTATAATATCTATTGTGGCGATCGTCCTAATTATGATCCAAGTGCAGCATTGGCTTATTTTACGAGTGAGTATCCTGGTTACGGTTTGCAAATTTGCGTGTCGTTCGCGGCAGATAAATTTGATCCGAATCTCACTTCGGGGGGGATTTACGTAGCGAAAAGAATCCGAGTGACCATATTTATGCCTAATGATGAATCTATCGAATTAACATCATTCAAAGGGAACTACTGATGGCTAGGTTTAAATTACCACAAGGCAGTCATGCAGGATTCACCTTAATAGAATTAACCATGGTGATCCTTTTATTGGGTATTATCGGTATGTTCAGTAGCCGCTTTATCAGTTCTAATGTTGTATTATATCAAACATCGATTAATCAGAATGAACGTTTAAACGATGCGCGATTTATCTTCAACCGATTGGATAAAGAGCTTAACTCTGCTGTTGCGTTTAGTTTAAGAATTAATACTACAGGTAATTATTCCTGCATCGACTTTGTGCCTTTTACCGCCGCAGGGCTGTATATTGGTAACGTTAGCGGACTGTCTAAGATGTCATTAATCATGGACCGTCGAACGAGGGAACGTAAAAATAATGAAAATAACTTTAGAGGTCAATATGTCAGTGTATTGACCACCAATGCTGATGATTTTTATTCATTGCCCTCGAGTACGGTTGCGGAAATAACAAATTATGTCCCCGTGCCTAGTGCTAACCCAACCCAAGCAACTTTAACGTTTGGCAGTAATTTAAGCAGAGATTCTGCTGTTTCACGGTATTTCATTGCCGAGAACAAAGTACAATATTGCTTACTCGCCATTGGTGATTCAATGCGTTTGTTCCGAAATCAAGCGCCATTATCAGCACAAAATTTCACCTTAGACAATCGAGTCTTGATGGCTGATGATCTGAGTGTTGATAGTTCGATGAACTTAACATCGGCCAGTCAATTTAGTCATGCAATTTTAAATCTTAATTTTGGTTTTAAATTGCGCGACGACAGTGTACTTCGATTCGATCATCAATTGGTGATAAGCAATGTTCCATAATGATATACCCTACAAAACAGTGACGTTAACACTATGCAGATAAGTATCAAGCAACAACAAGGTAGTATGCTCGTTATCGCCTTATTTATTATTGTGGTTATGTCTTTATTAGCCGCAACCTTAAGTCGTGTCCTGAGCTCAACCGCTGATAGTGTCGCGGACGAAGTGTATAGCGCTAAAGCTTATTATGCGGCTGAAAGTGCAATGGATTATGGTATCTATCAAATATTGATAAATAAGCAATCATGTGCGGACTTTCCTGCTTTAACATCTATTTCAGGTGCGACAAATTTACAGTTTGATATCAGTAATGAAGTTGGATTGGAAAACTGCAGTGTTACGATTAAGTGCCAAAGAATTCCAGTTAATAACAGCAGTTTGTTTTATCTCATTTCCACTGGTACTTGTGATGGTGGAAAAATTATTGCTGAGCATAATATTGAAGCGGAAGTGAAGATATGATTTTAAATTATGTGTTTCAGATTACTAAATTACTTAGCAGACATTTAACGTCTTTACTGTGTGTATTTTTATTATTTACTGGTACTGTTTTTTCGGTTGAAGCTAAACAGAATAAAGGAGAAATTTTACTGCAGGGTGAAATTGCCATTGGTGATAATAACTTTAGTCGTATAGTGCCTACTTATATGCTGAGAGCGGATGGTAATGATTATTATAATGACGCACTGTTCAACCCAACACCTGTTAACCCGATTCATTTTAATTTAACTGAAGATATCCTTTTAGAGAAAATTAAACTTGAGGATATTGATAATACGTCAGGTCGATTATATTTTGTCATTTGGGATAGTCGTGGCAATGTTGTGGTTAACACTCGTTCTCACGTAGATAAAAACGGTAAGGAGCATGCTGATAATGGCCACGCTCATTTTGTGTCGCCAGTATCTTTAACTAAAGGTGACTATCGAATTGCTATTGCAGGTCAGTGTTTTAATGGGCAAACTCCGATTGGCTGGTATAACGACTGTCGAAGTTATGGCTATAATTATGATGATTTTGAATTTGAAGATATTAAGTTAGAAACAGTCTCAAAAGACAGTAAAACTGAAAGCTTTGCATTTATTCAACGCCGTCATATCGGTGATAACGATGAGTATCCACGTGATGGATATGCGGGGCGTTGGTATCCAGATAAAGATGAAGGCGGTAATGTTAAATATGAATTCAAACCGCTTCGTGATGGTTCGGTAGATTCTATTATAATTTATAATTACCGTGATTTAGTTCGTT
This Moritella sp. 5 DNA region includes the following protein-coding sequences:
- a CDS encoding prepilin-type N-terminal cleavage/methylation domain-containing protein; the protein is MYKKSGFTLIELVIIIILTGILAAIAVPKFNGNDGFETQTYRDQLQQLLKTVQQQAMSCGAECRRDRTTNPYACNRVVITASRFGIPTNCGSALPTSFSAPHLGMNTAEANSTKVGFSVTNTADTGIIEFDEFGIANGCSTRNRGCNISIIGEQTLSLRIEAQGFIHEN
- a CDS encoding type II secretion system F family protein, which translates into the protein MPNFSYKGRDIQGNAVSGDQEAQNQDVLVESLMRKGITPTSINISTGSRDIDFSQLFTRKVPLEELVIFARQMYSLTRAGIPMIRAIKGLSESSSHVKLKDVLNDVVTRLNNGTTLSAAMNAHPHVFASIFVSIVRVGENTGRLDDSFLQISNYLELEMDTRRRISSAIRYPMFVLISIVSALVVLNIFVIPTFANMFSKFGVELPWATRALLASSAFFVNYWHLLIVGVIGSIFAFKYYIKTDKGKLKWGLFYIRIPIVGPVIEKTLLSRFARSFSLMLKGGVPLNNSLSLVASTVDNAWMEVRILSMRSGIEEGKSLTITAIESGMFTPLILQMISVGDETGQVDDLLLEAAQFYEREVDYELQSLTAKIEPILIGIVAIMVLVLALGIFVPMWDMMGVVQG
- a CDS encoding PilX N-terminal domain-containing pilus assembly protein, translated to MQISIKQQQGSMLVIALFIIVVMSLLAATLSRVLSSTADSVADEVYSAKAYYAAESAMDYGIYQILINKQSCADFPALTSISGATNLQFDISNEVGLENCSVTIKCQRIPVNNSSLFYLISTGTCDGGKIIAEHNIEAEVKI
- a CDS encoding type II secretion system protein; this translates as MKKQNGFTLIELVIVIIVLGILAATAVPKFLNLQDDAKVSAMKGVESALHSAANIVYSKAAIDGVEGKDTGSINDAGTTIQTIYGYPKASTDGITASIEVSGFSSKTPTTQDPQGDTITFWNGTASTSTDTCVSYVEATATARYKVVSELCGANTIKL
- a CDS encoding type II secretion system protein codes for the protein MKTNSMPRPPKTRHQRGFTLIEIVVGMVVLAISLVIVTGIFLPQANNTVTSMYQIKATALGKRIMDQVLLRYYDENIVSSAGFIRCDEVKLCSTDLGTEGSEVRSTPNNFNDVDDYNIYCGDRPNYDPSAALAYFTSEYPGYGLQICVSFAADKFDPNLTSGGIYVAKRIRVTIFMPNDESIELTSFKGNY
- a CDS encoding type II secretion system protein J; the encoded protein is MARFKLPQGSHAGFTLIELTMVILLLGIIGMFSSRFISSNVVLYQTSINQNERLNDARFIFNRLDKELNSAVAFSLRINTTGNYSCIDFVPFTAAGLYIGNVSGLSKMSLIMDRRTRERKNNENNFRGQYVSVLTTNADDFYSLPSSTVAEITNYVPVPSANPTQATLTFGSNLSRDSAVSRYFIAENKVQYCLLAIGDSMRLFRNQAPLSAQNFTLDNRVLMADDLSVDSSMNLTSASQFSHAILNLNFGFKLRDDSVLRFDHQLVISNVP